Proteins found in one Serratia plymuthica genomic segment:
- the argR gene encoding transcriptional regulator ArgR: protein MRSPAKQEDLIKAFKALLKEEKFSSQGEIVLALQEEGFENINQSKVSRMLTKFGAVRTRNAKMEMVYCLPAELGVPTTTSPLKNLVLDVDFNDAVVVIHTSPGAAQLIARMLDSLGKSRGILGTIAGDDTIFVTPASGFTAHKLHEAILGVFEQEL from the coding sequence ATGCGTAGTCCCGCAAAGCAGGAAGATCTGATCAAAGCGTTTAAAGCGTTATTGAAAGAAGAAAAATTCAGTTCTCAAGGCGAGATCGTTTTGGCGCTGCAAGAAGAAGGCTTCGAAAACATCAACCAATCCAAAGTATCGCGCATGCTGACCAAGTTCGGCGCGGTGCGTACCCGCAATGCCAAAATGGAAATGGTATATTGCCTTCCGGCCGAACTCGGCGTACCGACCACCACCAGCCCGCTGAAGAACCTGGTGCTGGATGTCGATTTCAACGATGCCGTCGTGGTGATTCATACCAGCCCGGGCGCCGCACAGCTGATTGCCCGCATGCTCGATTCGTTGGGTAAATCCCGAGGCATCCTAGGCACCATCGCCGGCGACGACACCATTTTCGTCACCCCAGCCAGCGGTTTTACCGCCCATAAGTTACATGAAGCCATTCTGGGCGTGTTCGAGCAAGAACTGTAA
- the mdh gene encoding malate dehydrogenase, giving the protein MKVAVLGAAGGIGQALALLLKTQLPSGSELSLYDIAPVTPGVAVDLSHIPTAVKIKGFSGEDATPALHDADVVLISAGVARKPGMDRSDLFNVNAGIVRNLIQQVATTCPKACIGIITNPVNTTVAIAAEVLKKAGVYDKNKLFGVTSLDIIRSNTFVAELKGKQPEELNVPVIGGHSGVTILPLLSQIPGVSFTEQEVADLTKRIQNAGTEVVEAKAGGGSATLSMGQAAARFGLSLVRALQGEKGVVECAYVEGDGKYARFFAQPLLLGKNGVEERKDIGTLSAFEQKALEEMLDVLHKDIELGEKFINN; this is encoded by the coding sequence ATGAAAGTTGCAGTTCTCGGTGCTGCTGGCGGTATCGGCCAGGCCCTCGCCCTTCTACTCAAAACCCAGCTTCCTTCAGGTTCTGAACTCTCTCTCTACGACATTGCCCCCGTTACCCCAGGCGTTGCCGTCGACTTAAGCCACATCCCTACCGCAGTTAAAATCAAAGGCTTCAGCGGCGAAGATGCCACTCCAGCTCTGCACGACGCAGACGTGGTGCTGATTTCTGCCGGCGTTGCACGTAAACCTGGTATGGATCGTTCAGATCTGTTCAATGTCAACGCAGGCATCGTGCGTAATCTGATCCAGCAAGTGGCGACAACCTGCCCGAAAGCCTGCATCGGCATTATCACCAACCCGGTAAACACCACCGTGGCAATCGCGGCAGAAGTGCTGAAGAAAGCCGGTGTGTATGACAAAAACAAACTGTTCGGCGTGACCTCGCTGGATATCATCCGTTCCAACACCTTCGTGGCCGAGCTGAAAGGCAAGCAGCCGGAAGAGCTGAACGTGCCGGTTATCGGCGGGCATTCTGGCGTGACCATTCTGCCACTGTTGTCGCAGATCCCGGGCGTGAGCTTTACCGAGCAGGAAGTGGCGGATCTGACCAAGCGTATCCAGAATGCGGGTACTGAAGTGGTTGAAGCCAAAGCCGGCGGCGGGTCCGCAACTCTGTCAATGGGTCAGGCGGCGGCGCGTTTCGGCCTGTCTCTGGTTCGTGCGCTGCAAGGTGAAAAAGGCGTGGTGGAATGTGCTTACGTGGAAGGTGACGGCAAATATGCCCGCTTCTTCGCACAACCGCTGCTGCTGGGTAAAAACGGCGTAGAAGAACGTAAAGACATCGGTACTCTGAGCGCGTTCGAGCAGAAAGCGTTGGAAGAGATGCTGGATGTTCTGCATAAAGATATCGAACTGGGCGAAAAGTTTATCAATAACTGA
- a CDS encoding helix-turn-helix domain-containing protein, translating into MNSRNKDWHPADIIAALRKKGTTLAAVSRQAGLSSSTLANALSRPWPKGEWLIAEALDIHPAEIWPSRYFDPQTNDLLNRKARIRS; encoded by the coding sequence ATGAATTCCAGGAACAAGGACTGGCATCCGGCGGATATCATCGCGGCTTTACGTAAGAAGGGAACGACGCTGGCGGCGGTATCGCGCCAGGCAGGGCTTAGCTCATCCACACTGGCAAACGCGCTATCTCGGCCCTGGCCAAAAGGAGAGTGGCTGATTGCCGAAGCCTTGGATATCCATCCTGCAGAGATCTGGCCAAGCCGCTATTTCGATCCGCAAACCAACGACCTGCTGAATCGAAAAGCCCGTATCAGGTCATGA
- a CDS encoding DNA-binding protein, protein MKKEWFAAKELTGIAGLPASPQGINLMARRDGWISRRRKGVQGKALEYHIDSLPSGTRNLLMLKEDPATYDIERKDPLAVWIEYYYHLTETEREKVLAFLMREGIGSLLARISEGK, encoded by the coding sequence ATGAAAAAAGAGTGGTTTGCCGCCAAGGAACTAACAGGCATTGCAGGATTACCCGCTTCACCACAGGGAATAAATTTGATGGCGCGTCGCGACGGCTGGATCAGCCGCAGGCGTAAAGGTGTGCAGGGAAAGGCGCTGGAATATCATATTGACAGCTTACCCTCAGGTACGCGCAATTTGCTGATGTTGAAAGAAGATCCGGCAACTTATGACATCGAGCGCAAGGATCCTCTGGCGGTGTGGATTGAATATTACTATCACCTGACGGAAACCGAGCGTGAGAAAGTGTTGGCGTTCCTGATGCGTGAAGGCATCGGCAGCCTGCTGGCGCGTATCTCGGAGGGGAAATGA